Proteins co-encoded in one Candidatus Auribacterota bacterium genomic window:
- a CDS encoding cytochrome B6: protein MAEQKGQGPEVRAGRESSYSPVVMKETFGEVKEKDIAAKPGLMERHKKLLNERYDLSKNVSKDVTMSGGKPIPVGPTARLKDGLTWEKLSAMTSDNIKEKGLFPYLPLPHPVHEVGGMVFPNMVLDKLPRLKRFDMDFDLPEWFLPEFPAPIYLTTHKDMGDVSQGQLVTIDNYFELFNGILNPKQLEGLRLLVTQFPQQQFNATEDRKSEKPSLGVTCFDCHANGHTDAATHLVGDIRPQSHRNRLDTPSLRGVNIQRLFGSQRALKSVEDFTEFEQRAAYFDGDPLTAMKKGLNVLERGSQVHFMAEFQELLDFPPAPRLDVFGKLDPKKASDSELRGETIFFGKGRCDDCHPAPYYTDNSMHDLKVERFYKPQMINGQYIRAEGPIKTFPLRGIKDSPPYVHDQRCLTLEDTVELFNLVLDLHLNPQEKKDLTAFMRRL, encoded by the coding sequence ATGGCGGAGCAAAAGGGTCAGGGACCTGAAGTGAGAGCAGGACGGGAATCCAGCTACTCCCCTGTGGTAATGAAGGAAACCTTCGGGGAAGTTAAGGAGAAGGATATCGCAGCTAAACCCGGGCTCATGGAGCGGCATAAGAAGCTTTTAAACGAGCGATATGATCTATCTAAAAATGTTTCTAAGGATGTGACTATGTCCGGAGGGAAACCCATCCCCGTCGGTCCTACGGCCAGGTTAAAAGACGGCCTCACATGGGAGAAGCTTTCGGCGATGACATCGGATAACATCAAAGAGAAGGGGTTGTTCCCGTATCTGCCGCTCCCCCATCCCGTTCACGAGGTGGGAGGGATGGTCTTCCCTAATATGGTTCTTGACAAGCTTCCCCGTTTGAAGCGGTTTGACATGGATTTCGATCTGCCGGAGTGGTTCCTTCCCGAGTTTCCTGCCCCTATATATCTCACCACGCACAAGGATATGGGGGACGTATCTCAGGGACAGCTTGTCACCATTGATAATTACTTCGAACTTTTCAACGGCATACTGAATCCCAAACAGCTCGAGGGCCTGCGGCTTCTCGTGACGCAGTTCCCGCAGCAGCAGTTCAACGCTACCGAAGACCGCAAGAGCGAAAAGCCGAGCCTTGGCGTGACTTGTTTCGATTGCCATGCCAATGGCCATACCGACGCTGCCACACACCTCGTTGGAGATATTCGCCCCCAGTCCCACAGGAACCGCCTCGACACGCCGTCTCTCCGAGGTGTAAACATCCAGCGACTCTTCGGGTCGCAACGGGCGCTGAAAAGTGTCGAGGATTTCACGGAATTCGAGCAGCGAGCAGCCTATTTCGACGGAGATCCATTGACTGCCATGAAAAAAGGATTGAATGTCCTTGAGCGGGGTAGTCAGGTCCACTTCATGGCCGAGTTCCAGGAGCTGCTGGACTTCCCCCCCGCGCCCAGATTAGACGTCTTTGGCAAGCTGGATCCCAAGAAGGCATCGGATTCCGAACTCAGGGGCGAGACCATTTTCTTCGGCAAGGGGCGATGCGACGACTGCCATCCTGCGCCGTACTACACGGACAATTCGATGCACGACTTGAAGGTGGAACGTTTCTATAAGCCGCAGATGATCAACGGGCAATACATACGAGCTGAGGGACCGATTAAAACCTTTCCCCTCCGCGGGATAAAGGATTCGCCACCATACGTGCACGATCAGCGGTGCCTTACCCTTGAGGACACAGTTGAGCTCTTCAATCTCGTACTCGACTTACATCTGAATCCTCAGGAAAAGAAAGATCTGACAGCCTTCATGAGGCGGCTCTAA
- a CDS encoding GxxExxY protein, with protein MKKLNATTDCTDSCKDFLGGGNLRQSVVNKSVANAKGKEFLYKDLTYKIIGAAMEVHKELGHGFLEAVYEEALAKEFMRMGLRYTRREKLDIVYKGEKIKEYEADFIVENKVLVEIKATKGLTKIDEAQLHNYLKATGKRIGLLFNFGMVSLEYKRVIR; from the coding sequence ATGAAAAAACTAAATGCAACCACAGATTGCACAGATAGTTGTAAAGATTTTTTGGGGGGAGGAAATCTGCGCCAATCTGTGGTGAATAAATCTGTGGCGAATGCAAAAGGGAAAGAATTTTTATACAAGGACTTAACCTATAAAATAATTGGGGCGGCGATGGAAGTACATAAAGAATTAGGGCATGGCTTTCTAGAGGCCGTGTATGAGGAAGCCTTGGCTAAAGAATTTATGAGGATGGGGCTAAGATATACGAGACGAGAGAAGCTGGATATTGTATATAAAGGGGAGAAGATAAAGGAATACGAAGCGGATTTTATAGTTGAGAACAAGGTGTTAGTAGAGATAAAAGCTACGAAGGGGCTCACTAAGATAGATGAGGCGCAGCTTCATAATTATCTTAAAGCTACTGGGAAACGGATAGGGTTGTTATTTAATTTTGGGATGGTATCTCTGGAGTATAAAAGGGTAATACGGTAA
- a CDS encoding cytochrome c biogenesis protein ResB has protein sequence MSQMLRFIASRRATVALLVIIGSIAACCSFLPPSQAETVFASNPLVIILSLFFLNILLGLILFFRQDLPRIWIHLIRFGLLIVLLGVFLGRCYGKRGYVQLYEGQQTGEFRGEEGALVAPGFCLRLDRFCVERYPGGEHEIGISAGDNGGLRAYPVTIGRWVGPEELRVLPVRYVPDFKITNGGKIISRSREPNNPALEVAVEAGGGTERGWLFARFPHFPPIGLSRTLRAGRVIFFDRHSENIKSYTSTVSILEGDKQVASGTVKVNHPFRFNGYKIYQSKYDPVGWQWSGFELVRDPGIPFVYCGFIFLALGFTLWIGLGKFD, from the coding sequence ATGTCACAGATGCTCAGGTTTATTGCGTCACGCAGGGCGACAGTCGCGCTCCTCGTCATTATCGGTAGTATCGCTGCCTGCTGCAGTTTCCTTCCCCCATCCCAAGCAGAAACGGTATTCGCATCAAATCCGCTTGTCATCATCCTATCCCTGTTTTTTTTGAACATCCTGCTCGGACTCATCCTGTTTTTTCGCCAGGACTTGCCGAGAATTTGGATCCATCTTATCCGCTTTGGCCTGCTCATTGTTTTGCTCGGAGTCTTTCTTGGTAGATGCTACGGGAAACGAGGGTATGTTCAACTCTATGAAGGTCAGCAGACCGGAGAGTTCAGGGGAGAGGAAGGTGCACTGGTCGCACCTGGCTTTTGCTTGAGGCTCGATCGCTTTTGTGTGGAGAGATATCCTGGTGGTGAGCATGAGATTGGCATCAGCGCGGGGGATAACGGGGGGCTGCGTGCGTATCCCGTTACCATAGGCCGGTGGGTAGGCCCGGAAGAGCTACGGGTGTTGCCGGTACGATACGTACCTGATTTTAAAATCACCAACGGAGGAAAAATCATAAGCAGGAGCCGGGAGCCTAATAATCCTGCGCTTGAAGTTGCGGTTGAAGCAGGGGGCGGAACAGAAAGAGGGTGGCTCTTCGCTCGGTTCCCCCACTTCCCGCCGATAGGTTTGAGCCGAACATTGCGGGCAGGCCGTGTCATTTTTTTTGACAGGCATTCTGAGAACATCAAGTCTTATACGTCAACGGTTAGCATTCTCGAAGGGGACAAACAGGTCGCTTCTGGAACGGTCAAGGTGAATCATCCCTTCAGGTTTAATGGATATAAAATATATCAGTCGAAGTACGACCCGGTGGGATGGCAGTGGAGCGGATTTGAGCTTGTACGCGATCCCGGTATCCCTTTTGTCTATTGCGGTTTCATCTTCCTCGCACTCGGGTTTACCTTATGGATCGGTCTGGGGAAGTTTGATTGA